The following are encoded together in the Conger conger chromosome 11, fConCon1.1, whole genome shotgun sequence genome:
- the LOC133140233 gene encoding aldehyde dehydrogenase 1A1-like isoform X2, with amino-acid sequence MSAGDEQNHEQNHGPERAGVPPNPGLPVPVADLKITHTKIFINNDWHESSCGRKIPVFNPANGELICEVEEGVQEDIDKAVKCAREAFQLGSPWRRMDASERGRMLNKLADLVERDHLKLATLEAMDSGKLFLMAYFVDLMGTIKTLRYYGGWADKIQGKTIPVDGEYFTFTRHEPIGVCGQIIPWNFPLMMFAWKIAPALSCGNTVVIKPAEQTPLTALHMASLIKEAGFPPGVVNIVPGYGPTAGHAISHHMDIDKVAFTGSTNVGKLIKKAAGETNLKRVTLELGGKSPNIVFADSDLEHAVEQAHHGLFFNQGQCCLAGSRVFVEEPIYEEFVRRSVEKAQKRVLGNPLVPGVDQGPQIDKVQFDKILELIESGKKEGAKLECGGGAWGQKGLFIQPTVFSDVTDDMRIAKEEIFGPVQQIMKFRSIDEVIKRANNTHYGLAAGVFTNDINKALTIAAALQAGTVWVNCYNAMSSQAPFGGFKMSGNGREMGEYGLQEYTEVKTVTVKIPQKNS; translated from the exons ATGAGCGCAGGAGATGAGCAGAACCACGAGCAGAACCACGGGCCCGAACGTGCTGGGGTCCCGCCGAACCCGGGCCTGCCCGTGCCCGTTGCCGACCTCAAGATCACGCACACCAAG ATATTTATCAACAATGACTGGCACGAGTCCAGCTGCGGGAGGAAGATTCCGGTGTTTAACCCGGCCAATGgggagctcatctgtgaagtcGAAGAAGGGGTCCAA GAAGATATCGATAAGGCTGTGAAATGCGCCAGGGAGGCCTTCCAGCTGGGGTCGCCGTGGCGACGGATGGACGCCTCTGAAAGGGGGCGGATGCTGAACAAGCTGGCTGACCTGGTGGAGCGGGATCACCTGAAACTAGCC ACTCTAGAGGCCATGGACTCCGGGAAACTGTTCCTGATGGCATACTTTGTGGATTTGATGGGTACAATCAAAACACTGCGTTACTATGGAGGATGGGCGGACAAGATCCAGGGCAAGACTATCCCTGTGG ATGGGGAGTATTTCACATTCACAAGGCATGAACCAATCGGCGTGTGCGGCCAGATCATTCCG TGGAACTTCCCGCTGATGATGTTTGCATGGAAGATCGCCCCTGCGCTGAGCTGTGGGAACACGGTAGTGATAAAGCCGGCGGAGCAGACTCCTCTCACGGCTCTGCACATGGCCTCTCTCATCAAAGAG GCTGGATTCCCGCCCGGCGTGGTGAACATCGTCCCGGGATATGGCCCCACCGCCGGCCACGCCATCTCCCACCACATGGACATCGACAAAGTGGCGTTCACAGGATCGACCAAT GTCGGGAAGCTGATAAAGAAGGCTGCAGGAGAGACTAACCTCAAACGCGTCACCTTAGAGCTCGGAGGGAAGAGCCCCAACATCGTGTTTGCAGACTCCGACC TGGAGCACGCGGTGGAGCAGGCCCACCACGGCCTGTTCTTTAACCAGGGCCAGTGCTGCCTGGCAGGCTCCAGGGTGTTCGTGGAGGAGCCCATCTACGAGGAGTTCGTCCGCAGGAGCGTGGAGAAGGCCCAGAAGAGGGTCCTGGGAAACCCGCTGGTCCCGGGGGTGGATCAGGGTCCACAG attgaTAAAGTGCAGTTTGATAAGATCCTGGAGCTGATTGAGAGTGGGAAGAAGGAAGGGGCAAAACTGGAgtgtgggggcggggcctgggggcAGAAGGGACTGTTCATCCAGCCAACCGTCTTCTCCGACGTCACGGACGACATGCGCATCGCCAAGGAGGAG aTATTTGGACCGGTCCAGCAGATTATGAAGTTCCGGAGTATAGATGAGGTCATTAAGAGGGCAAATAACACGCACTACGGTCTGGCGGCCGGGGTCTTCACCAACGACATAAACAAGGCTCTGACCATCGCTGCTGCACTGCAAGCCGGCACTGTGTG GGTCAACTGCTACAACGCCATGAGTTCTCAGG
- the LOC133140233 gene encoding aldehyde dehydrogenase 1A1-like isoform X1, with amino-acid sequence MSAVDVQNHAAKDSPSACRENQKRTMSAGDEQNHEQNHGPERAGVPPNPGLPVPVADLKITHTKIFINNDWHESSCGRKIPVFNPANGELICEVEEGVQEDIDKAVKCAREAFQLGSPWRRMDASERGRMLNKLADLVERDHLKLATLEAMDSGKLFLMAYFVDLMGTIKTLRYYGGWADKIQGKTIPVDGEYFTFTRHEPIGVCGQIIPWNFPLMMFAWKIAPALSCGNTVVIKPAEQTPLTALHMASLIKEAGFPPGVVNIVPGYGPTAGHAISHHMDIDKVAFTGSTNVGKLIKKAAGETNLKRVTLELGGKSPNIVFADSDLEHAVEQAHHGLFFNQGQCCLAGSRVFVEEPIYEEFVRRSVEKAQKRVLGNPLVPGVDQGPQIDKVQFDKILELIESGKKEGAKLECGGGAWGQKGLFIQPTVFSDVTDDMRIAKEEIFGPVQQIMKFRSIDEVIKRANNTHYGLAAGVFTNDINKALTIAAALQAGTVWVNCYNAMSSQAPFGGFKMSGNGREMGEYGLQEYTEVKTVTVKIPQKNS; translated from the exons ATGTCTGCCGTCGATGTCCAGAACCACGCTGCCAAGGATTCTCCTTCTGCCTGTAGAG AGAACCAGAAGCGCACCATGAGCGCAGGAGATGAGCAGAACCACGAGCAGAACCACGGGCCCGAACGTGCTGGGGTCCCGCCGAACCCGGGCCTGCCCGTGCCCGTTGCCGACCTCAAGATCACGCACACCAAG ATATTTATCAACAATGACTGGCACGAGTCCAGCTGCGGGAGGAAGATTCCGGTGTTTAACCCGGCCAATGgggagctcatctgtgaagtcGAAGAAGGGGTCCAA GAAGATATCGATAAGGCTGTGAAATGCGCCAGGGAGGCCTTCCAGCTGGGGTCGCCGTGGCGACGGATGGACGCCTCTGAAAGGGGGCGGATGCTGAACAAGCTGGCTGACCTGGTGGAGCGGGATCACCTGAAACTAGCC ACTCTAGAGGCCATGGACTCCGGGAAACTGTTCCTGATGGCATACTTTGTGGATTTGATGGGTACAATCAAAACACTGCGTTACTATGGAGGATGGGCGGACAAGATCCAGGGCAAGACTATCCCTGTGG ATGGGGAGTATTTCACATTCACAAGGCATGAACCAATCGGCGTGTGCGGCCAGATCATTCCG TGGAACTTCCCGCTGATGATGTTTGCATGGAAGATCGCCCCTGCGCTGAGCTGTGGGAACACGGTAGTGATAAAGCCGGCGGAGCAGACTCCTCTCACGGCTCTGCACATGGCCTCTCTCATCAAAGAG GCTGGATTCCCGCCCGGCGTGGTGAACATCGTCCCGGGATATGGCCCCACCGCCGGCCACGCCATCTCCCACCACATGGACATCGACAAAGTGGCGTTCACAGGATCGACCAAT GTCGGGAAGCTGATAAAGAAGGCTGCAGGAGAGACTAACCTCAAACGCGTCACCTTAGAGCTCGGAGGGAAGAGCCCCAACATCGTGTTTGCAGACTCCGACC TGGAGCACGCGGTGGAGCAGGCCCACCACGGCCTGTTCTTTAACCAGGGCCAGTGCTGCCTGGCAGGCTCCAGGGTGTTCGTGGAGGAGCCCATCTACGAGGAGTTCGTCCGCAGGAGCGTGGAGAAGGCCCAGAAGAGGGTCCTGGGAAACCCGCTGGTCCCGGGGGTGGATCAGGGTCCACAG attgaTAAAGTGCAGTTTGATAAGATCCTGGAGCTGATTGAGAGTGGGAAGAAGGAAGGGGCAAAACTGGAgtgtgggggcggggcctgggggcAGAAGGGACTGTTCATCCAGCCAACCGTCTTCTCCGACGTCACGGACGACATGCGCATCGCCAAGGAGGAG aTATTTGGACCGGTCCAGCAGATTATGAAGTTCCGGAGTATAGATGAGGTCATTAAGAGGGCAAATAACACGCACTACGGTCTGGCGGCCGGGGTCTTCACCAACGACATAAACAAGGCTCTGACCATCGCTGCTGCACTGCAAGCCGGCACTGTGTG GGTCAACTGCTACAACGCCATGAGTTCTCAGG